The Chloroflexota bacterium genome includes a region encoding these proteins:
- a CDS encoding glycosyltransferase family 39 protein has protein sequence MPRRDLFFLFFLALIFNFALASFVSGPWYVDDAYYFGGALRLASGEGFTEPYLWNYLGNPTALPQPSHLYWMPLTSIIAALSMMAFGQSFAAARLPLILIASLLPLITYHCSLLTTGLRRHALAAGLLAIFCGFYAIYWGTTDSFALYAVVVSLTFVALWRGLEIGDWRLVIAAGACAGLAHLTRADGVLVLLLLVLWTIGQELFGGKGRSFVIRHSSSVVVGYLLVMLPWFIRNFIVAGSPFGVGGAGTLWLIEYNDIFNYPPNLTPARYFAADWSVILDGKLQSLISNLQTIVAVQGMIFLTPLIAIGLWQLRKHMLYRIVTLYAVLLYAAMTFAFSLPGMRGGLFHSGAALMPFYFPAALIGLDATIDWIAARLKHWKPEVAKRNFTVLVVALAATLTLALTIPRLSGSGEDSMFALLRDLPREAVVMSNNPPGVWVATGHPGIPLPNGDGDTVIALADQFNVRYIVMDQNITPGLIPLYENDGTEWLRLIRREGDVKLFEVIR, from the coding sequence ATGCCTCGCCGCGATCTTTTCTTCCTCTTCTTCCTGGCGTTGATCTTCAATTTTGCCCTCGCCTCGTTCGTCTCCGGGCCGTGGTACGTGGACGATGCCTATTATTTCGGCGGCGCGTTGCGGCTGGCGAGTGGGGAGGGCTTCACTGAGCCGTATTTGTGGAATTATCTTGGCAACCCAACGGCATTACCTCAACCCAGCCATCTATACTGGATGCCGCTTACCTCCATCATTGCCGCACTCTCGATGATGGCTTTTGGGCAGTCGTTCGCGGCGGCGCGCCTGCCGCTCATCCTCATCGCCAGCCTCCTCCCACTGATCACTTATCACTGTTCACTACTCACCACCGGCCTCCGCCGTCATGCCCTCGCCGCCGGACTGCTTGCCATCTTTTGCGGCTTCTATGCAATCTACTGGGGAACGACGGACTCGTTTGCGCTGTATGCGGTCGTGGTCAGTTTAACTTTTGTCGCCTTGTGGCGAGGATTGGAGATTGGGGATTGGAGGTTAGTTATTGCGGCGGGGGCGTGCGCCGGGCTGGCGCACCTCACGCGGGCGGATGGGGTGTTGGTGTTGTTGCTCTTAGTCTTGTGGACAATTGGTCAGGAGTTGTTCGGCGGCAAGGGACGGTCATTCGTCATTCGTCATTCGTCATCCGTCGTTGTCGGCTACCTGCTCGTCATGCTCCCCTGGTTCATCCGCAACTTCATTGTTGCTGGCTCGCCGTTCGGCGTGGGCGGGGCGGGAACATTGTGGTTGATTGAATATAACGACATCTTCAACTACCCGCCAAACTTGACTCCGGCGCGATATTTTGCGGCGGACTGGAGCGTGATTCTCGACGGCAAACTTCAATCTCTAATTTCCAATCTCCAAACCATCGTCGCCGTGCAGGGAATGATTTTCCTCACACCGCTGATCGCCATTGGCTTGTGGCAATTGCGGAAGCACATGCTCTATCGAATCGTGACACTGTATGCGGTTTTGCTGTACGCGGCGATGACGTTCGCCTTCAGCCTTCCAGGCATGCGAGGCGGCCTATTTCACTCTGGGGCGGCGCTGATGCCATTTTATTTTCCGGCGGCCCTCATCGGGCTGGACGCCACGATTGATTGGATCGCCGCCCGCCTCAAACACTGGAAGCCCGAAGTTGCCAAGCGCAATTTCACCGTCCTCGTCGTTGCGCTTGCGGCCACGCTTACCCTTGCTTTGACAATTCCACGCCTGAGCGGATCGGGCGAAGATTCGATGTTTGCCCTCCTGCGCGATCTGCCTCGGGAGGCAGTGGTGATGAGCAACAACCCGCCGGGCGTGTGGGTTGCGACGGGCCATCCCGGCATCCCGTTGCCCAACGGTGACGGGGACACCGTGATCGCCCTCGCCGATCAATTCAACGTCCGCTACATCGTCATGGATCAAAATATCACGCCCGGCTTAATTCCGCTGTATGAAAATGATGGCACAGAGTGGCTTCGATTGATCAGGCGCGAAGGCGATGTGAAATTGTTTGAGGTCATACGATGA
- a CDS encoding glycosyltransferase family 39 protein, whose product MGRRILPFGVLLLAFTLRSVALNTRPLWYDEAFAVLFAEKGFSAMLAGTLTPVAGAASDVHPVAYYTALKGWMQVFGGSPFSARLLSVFAGLLTVAVAYAIGRRLFNGWAATVGMLIVAVSPFQVYYVQETRMYAPLTLFCALTVLFFLYAARNTQYQIRNWLGLALSAALAVYMQNLAAFFLLAFGLSTLRRPKVFAKMAAAGVAAFALWLPWFLNLPGQFAKLQQAYWVTRPDFVTLLQTLLVYHAGEELVAARALLPLALFTAVVLPVFLGWQILKQRREASTKNALWLTALAVGTPLLLFLASLYQPVYIQRALLPASLTYSIALGWLLAEAAMPTLIRIVLGGLLAVTAIAGLWAHYTFARFPRPDFPAAVAFLRQSAGPGDVILHSNKLTFLPMHYYDRALAQSFLADPPGSGSDTLALPTQKVLGLFAVNDAEAATRGAGRVWFVIFDRAIEEATPEQHPHLAWLESQYALRNTTHVGDLRVYEFVKR is encoded by the coding sequence ATGGGCCGTAGAATTTTGCCGTTCGGCGTTTTGTTGCTGGCGTTCACCTTGCGCTCGGTCGCCCTCAACACGCGCCCGCTGTGGTACGACGAAGCGTTTGCCGTGCTGTTTGCCGAGAAGGGTTTTAGCGCCATGCTGGCTGGCACGCTCACGCCAGTTGCGGGCGCGGCGTCCGACGTTCACCCAGTTGCTTATTACACTGCCCTCAAGGGTTGGATGCAGGTCTTTGGAGGGTCGCCATTTTCTGCCAGACTGCTGTCCGTGTTTGCCGGATTGCTGACGGTGGCCGTTGCTTACGCGATTGGGCGGCGATTGTTCAACGGTTGGGCCGCCACTGTCGGGATGTTGATTGTGGCGGTTTCACCGTTTCAGGTGTATTACGTGCAAGAGACTCGAATGTATGCGCCGTTGACGTTGTTCTGCGCCCTCACTGTCCTCTTTTTCCTCTACGCGGCACGGAATACGCAATACCAAATACGCAATTGGCTTGGCCTTGCTCTGAGTGCCGCGCTGGCGGTGTATATGCAAAACCTGGCGGCGTTCTTCCTGCTGGCGTTTGGGTTGAGCACCTTGCGCCGCCCGAAAGTATTTGCGAAAATGGCGGCGGCGGGCGTGGCGGCCTTTGCTTTGTGGTTGCCCTGGTTCCTCAACCTGCCGGGGCAGTTCGCCAAACTTCAACAGGCCTACTGGGTAACGCGCCCCGATTTTGTGACGCTTCTGCAGACCTTGTTGGTCTATCATGCCGGAGAGGAATTGGTGGCGGCGCGAGCTTTGTTGCCATTGGCTTTGTTCACAGCTGTTGTATTGCCTGTTTTTCTGGGATGGCAAATTCTTAAACAGCGGCGGGAAGCTTCAACAAAAAACGCGCTGTGGCTGACGGCTTTGGCTGTCGGCACGCCGCTTTTGTTGTTCCTGGCCTCACTCTATCAGCCTGTTTACATTCAACGCGCGCTCCTGCCTGCTTCGTTGACGTATTCCATCGCGCTTGGCTGGTTGCTGGCAGAGGCGGCGATGCCGACCTTGATCCGTATCGTGTTGGGCGGCCTGCTGGCAGTTACGGCCATCGCCGGGCTGTGGGCGCACTACACCTTCGCCCGATTCCCACGCCCGGACTTTCCAGCCGCTGTCGCCTTCCTCCGGCAAAGCGCCGGGCCGGGTGATGTGATTCTGCACAGCAACAAGCTCACGTTTTTGCCAATGCACTATTATGATCGCGCGCTGGCGCAATCGTTTCTCGCCGACCCGCCTGGTTCGGGCAGTGACACGCTGGCCCTGCCAACGCAAAAGGTGCTGGGGCTGTTTGCGGTGAATGATGCAGAGGCGGCGACACGAGGAGCGGGGCGGGTGTGGTTCGTCATCTTTGATCGGGCGATTGAGGAGGCTACGCCGGAGCAACATCCGCATTTGGCGTGGTTAGAGTCGCAATATGCCTTGCGCAACACGACCCATGTTGGCGACTTGCGTGTCTATGAGTTCGTGAAGCGTTGA